In the Sorghum bicolor cultivar BTx623 chromosome 4, Sorghum_bicolor_NCBIv3, whole genome shotgun sequence genome, ATGGCAATGAGCAAATTTTCTCCTTAACTTATCATAGTGGCTTGCAGAAGCCATATATGTTTAGAGAGAGAATATGATCCAAgctaaaaaagaagagaaaaaaataaaggTGAGGTACGATGAAAggaaaaaagttttttttaaaccACAAGTAGTTATAGTTTGTATTATGTGAATTATAGTTTCAATATTTTTAGTCTATGTGGATCACTTTATTTGTAGTAGAACCATTAAAAGTGATAGTCTCGCCTCAGCTTGCTTTAGTGCACTTGGATTGTTATTTTATAGAGCACTTGTTGGTTTGATAGTTTCTCATGCTAGAAGTGTATTTATATTATCTAAATTTTGGTTCACAATTAAGCAATAGTCTTCTTTattgatttcttttttttttctcgaacaggaTGTTGGCTTATGTTTCATTAAGAGGGAGTTCCTTTATTGATTTTATTCCCATGTAAAAACCAACATGTAATTCTTAAGAAATTATCGTAACAACACGTGAGGGTAGACGTGGTTGTAGCTGTTTTTGTGCTTCATCTTTTGTTAGTTTGTTCTATACTACTCCTGTTCAAGAACAAGTGTCACTATAGGATGCGTGCCGATCAAATTAAGAAAATATTAGTAACATTTGTATCGCTAAAGATATGTTTGCTACAAAATACATATGATGATTCATCTAATGATACTGATTATACATCATAAATGTTaatattttcttatatatatttgtTTAAAGTTAGAAATATTTGAGacactttgtttagttccccaaaaattttgcaaaatttttcagatttcccgtcacatcgaatctttagacgtatgcatggagtattaaatatagataaaaataaaaactaattgcacagtttagtcggaattgacgaaacgaatcttttgagcctagttagtccatgattgaacaatatttgtcaaatacaaacgaaattgctacagtgctcattttgtcaaaaattttggaactaaacaaggccttattttggtattttgggatggagggagtgatTTGCAGCAACAGCAAAGAACGCAACCGAGCGCGTACTCTGGTCGACCCAGGTTTAGACATCCTAATAGTCCAAACGCTAGCTAACAAGGTAGGTCATCTTAGTTGATCTTCCCACTCACCCAGCTTCAACTCTACGTTGCTGAAGACAAGTCCATGACATTGACATTGACATTATGACATGCGCCTGTTTACGCAGAAGACAGAACGTTACTAGTATGCATGAACTAAAGCCGGCAGATCACCAACGTTCCCCAGCAGATACACCAACTGTGTCGATCACCAACCCAAAAAAGATCAGCACGCTCGACGTCATGATCGTACGGTGGCCAGAACGCAGAAGGGCGGAACGCACATAAGAGCACCAGGCTCACTCTTCCAACCGGAGTTATCGTTTGCTGCAGGCTGCAGGGATGGCCGGCGTCCTGCCGAGGTTTGGCCCCTTCGGCCCTCTGCCGCCACGGGATGAGTTCGGGATCAAGGAGACGAGGCCCCGTCTCGCCGGCGGGCGGGCCGGCGGGTACGACCTCGTGGAGCGGATGGAGTACCTGTACGTGCGCATCGTCAAGGCGCGGGACCTCAAGTGGAGTGGCGGCTTCGACCCGCTCGTCGAGGTGAAGCTCGGGAGCTACTCCTGCGCCACGCGGCACATCGACAAGACGACGAGCCCAGAGTGGAACGACGTGTTCGCCTTCTCGCGGGAGAGGCTCCAGGCGTCGTTCCTGGACGTGGTGGTCAAGGGCAAGGGCTTCGCCAAGGACGACTTCGTCGGCCGCCTGCGCTTCGACCTGGCCGACGCCCCGTTCCGCGTGCCGCCCGACAGCGCGCTCGCGCCGCAGTGGTACCACGTCTTCGACAAGAAGGCGGAGCGCGGGGGCGAGGTGATGCTGGCCGTGTGGTTCGGCACGCAGGCCGACGAGTGCTTCCCGCTGGCGGTGCACGCGGACGCCGCGTTCGCGGTGGACGCCAAGCTCGCCGCGCACATCCGCTGCAAGCAGTACACCGTGCCGCGGCTCTGGTACGTGCGCGTCAACGTCATCGAGGCCCGCGACATCGCCTTCGTCGACAAGGCCCGCGTCGGCGAGGTGTTCGTGCGCACCAAGATTGCCGCGCAGGTGCACAAGACCAAGACGTGCGTTGCCCGGCTGCCGACGTGCGGCTGGAACGAGGACCACCTGTTCGTTGCCGCCGAGCCGTTCGAGGACCACCTCATCCTCTCCGTCGAGGACCGCGTTAAGGTCGACAAGGAGGAGGTCATTGGCCATGTCCACATTCCGTTCAAAGAATTCGAACGACGGTGGGACGCGCGCCCGATTCGCCCGAGATGGTACGTCGTAGGTGGCATTTATCTCAAGGAGAAAGAAAATTCGAACATTCATATACTATATATTTCACCAAAATTATATAGTAATCAAGCAACACTTAATTGCAAATCGTCGACAGGTTTAATTTGGTGCGGCCAGATGGAGCCGCCaaaatcgacaagttctctgcCAAGATATGCGTCCGGCTCTGCCTGGAAGGCGGATACAGAGTGCTGTCAGAGCCGGTCCACTACCTGAGCGACGTCCGGCCGGCGGCGAGGGAGCTGTGGCACCACCGGCCGCCCATTGGCCTCATCGAGCTCGGCATCCACAACGCGTTCGGCCTGAGCTCCATGCGCACGCGCGACGGGCGAGGCTCCTGCGACGCCTACTGCGTGGCCAAGTACGGCGTGAAGTGGTTCCGCACGCAGACCGTCATCGACAGCCTCGCGCCGCGGTTCCACCagcagtgcttctgggacgtgcACGACCACTGCACCGTGCTCACCGTCGCCGTCTTCCACAACTGCCAGATAGGCGACAAGGGTGGCCTCGTGTCGGGCGACCCCGTCAAGGACATCCTCCTCGGCAAGGTGCGCATCCGGCTGTCGACGCTCGAGACCGGCCGCATCTACACGCACGCGTACCCTCTCATCTCCCTCCACGGCGGCGGCATCAAGAAGATGGGCGAGCTCCAGCTCGCCGTGCGGTTCTCGAGCACGTCGGCGCTGGGCCTGCTCCAGACGTACGCGCAGCCGCACCTGCCGCCGATGCACTACCACTGCCCGCTGTCCATCGTGCACCAGGAGACGCTGCGGCGGGAGGCGGTCGCGCTCATCGCGCACCGGCTGGGCCGGATGGACCCGCCGCTGCGGCGGGAGTGCGTCGAGCACCTCTGCGAGGCGCACTCGCACCGGTGGAGCATGCGCCGCAGCAAAGCCCACTTCTTCCGCCTCATGGCGGCGCTGGCGCCCCTGTTCGCGGCGCTCAGGTGGTTCGTCGACGTCTGCCACTGGAAGAACCCGGCGACCACCGTCGCGGTGCACATCATCTACGCCATGCTGGTGTGCTGCCCCAACCTCATCCTGCCCACCTTCTTCGTCTACAAGTTCGTGCTCGGCCTGTGGAACTACCGGTGCCGGCCGAGGCACCCGTGGCACGTCGACACCAAGGTGTCGCACGCCGAGATGGCGCACCTGGACGAgctggccgaggagttcgacgAGTTCCCGACCAAGTGTCCTCCCGATGTGGTCCGCATGCGGTACGACAGGCTGAGGAGCCTCGGGGCGCGGATACAGGAGATGGCCGGCGACGTCGCGTCCCACGCCGAGCGAGCGCGGTGCGCGATGACGTGGCGCGACCCCCGCGCCACGGCCATGTACCTCCTGGCCTGCCTCTTCCTTGCGGTGACCACCTTCCTGGCGCCGTTCCAGGCGGTGGCGCTGCTCACGGGGTTCTACCTGATGCGACACCCGACGCTCCGGCAGAGGCTGCCCGACGTGCCGGCCAACTTCTTCCGGCGACTGCCCTGCAAGGTTGATTGCCTGCTTTGATTGCGGATCGAACTTTGATTGCGAATCAAATGATGCTTCAGTCTGTAAGACCGTAGTTTGATATTTTAGTGCTGTACCGTCATGTTCGCCTCTTCAAATCTAATGGTTGATCTAGTACACTAGTAGTGCTACTACAATTTATAGAGGTTGCGACTTGCACAGCACGGTTTTGCCGCGCGTGTAACAATACTATATAAGTCAATACTAGTCCCTTACCAGATTTTCAGTTTGCTACCCATTTGCACTCTGATTAGGGTGTGTTTACTTTCCATATAATGCAAAATATCAACTACTTTGAAATAAAGAAATTTAAGATACCAAAATTTTAGGGTtatgtttccaaaatatagaaTTTATTGTCTTTATTAGTGTCTCTTGAGGCTTttgaagtttttttttatctcttgaggccaaaatccaaaatggagaatagCTAGTTTTTACCAAAAATTTTGCgtggtgtttagttccattacaAGGGTGTCTAGTTCCCTATAAAATGCAAAATGCAAAATGTCAACTACTTTGAAATGGTGGAATACAAAATACCAAAATTTCCAGGGTTAtatttagttccatccaaaatgtaGAATTTATCGCTCTCATGAGAAcctcttgaggctcttttggtttttttttggcATCTTAAGGCTAAAATacaaaatggagaataaccaACTTTTTACTAAAATTTTATATAATGTTTAGTTTCATTATATAGAATGATATAGCAAaacttaaaattttttaaaatagaagggaactaaacaccctctATTtgataaggccctgtttagttctccacccaaaaatttttcatccatcccatcgaatctttgaacacatgcatggaacattaaatgtagataaaaaaataaactaattacacagtttagttaagaatcacgagacgaatcttttaagcctagttactctatgattagccttaagtgctacagtaacccacatatgctaatgtcagattaattatgcttaataaatttgtcttgcagtttcctgacgagttatgtaatttgtttttttattagtttctaaaaacccctcccgacatccttccgacacatacgATATGAcactcaaaaaattttcgttcacaatctaaacaggccctaaaccaaaaacctttttttttttagataaggctgtctccaataggagacccatttgggaactcaaacccaaaatgggtctccaacacaatacctatagcctccaacagagtacccatacagaagacccattttaggtatcaggagaggcataacccaaatttgggtatcctctctccttgagacctatttgcagagagtgttgtcttttaggtcttgttgttagagaagactaaaaataggtatgtaaccttttacctgtagcgctacccaaaggacaaatggatATTGTATTTTGGGTAACAATTGTTGGCGATAGTCTAAAAGCGAACTCTCACGCCCAGTGCTCCGTGCTCCCCCCGACGGAAACACAACTGTCAGATCTCATCTAAGCGTCCTGTATTCCTGTGTCCCTGAAGTTCAGAATGACAACCAACGCCCTCGTCCAGCAATGCCTCGCGCTCCTCCTCCGATCCAAAAGCTCCGCAACCCCGCTCGTTCCCACCACCGCCGCCCAGCTCCACGCACTCCTCCTCAAGTCCGGTCACCTCCTCCACTGCGACAGCATTCATCTCCTCTTAGGCTCGTACTGCGCGTGTGGCCGTCCCTTCGACGCCCACAACCTGCTCGTTCAAATGCCGCAACCGCCCCCGGTTTCCGTCTCCAACACCCTCCTCCGCTCCTACACCGGTCTCGGCTTCAACCGACAGGCCCTCGCTCTCTACTCACAGATGCGCGCCTTCGACCACCTCACCTTCACCTTCGCTGCCAAGGCCTGTGCGGACCTCCGCCGCAGGCGCCATGGGCGTGCCGTGCATGGCCGCGCCCTCACCGCGGGCTTCGGCGGCGACGGCTACGTCCAGAACGCGCTCGTTTCCATGTATATGCGCTGCAGAGACGTGGTCTCGGCGGAGGCGGTGTTCGGCGCGCTGCGGAGCCGGACAACCGTGTCGTGGAACACGGTCATCACCGGGTGTGTCAAGGACGGCCGCGCGGAGAGGGCGTTGGAGGTGTTCGAGACAATGGTCGGTCGTGGCGTGTGCATTGACCGTGCCACGGTGGTGTCAGTGCTGCCAGCTTGTGCACAAGCCAGGGACTTGCACATGGGGAGAGCTGTGCACCGGTTGGCTGTGGTGAGAGGCTTGGGTAACTACGCCGCGGTGAAGAACGCTCTGATAGACATGTATGGGAAGTGCAGGAGCCTGGAGGATGCAAAAAGGGTGTTCGATGAAGACAGCTATGATAAGGATGTTGTTTCATGGACGGCGATGATTGGTGCATACGTGCTGAATGACCACGCGAGCAAGGCCTTCGCTCTTGGTTCTGAGATGCTGGTGACCAGTGAAGCACAACCTAATGCTGTGACCATGGTGCATCTGCTCTCAGCTTGCACCAGCTTGCTGTCAGGGAAGCATGCCAAGTGCACACATGCGTTGTGCATTAGACTTGGGCTTGGATCAGATACTGTCGTTGAGACTGCACTTGTTGACTGTTACGCAAAATGTGGCTATATGGGGATGATAGACATGGTGGTTGAGAAAGGATCACGACGGACTGAAACATGGAATGCAGCAATCTCTGGTTATACTCACAGAGAACAGGGAAAGAAAGCTCTAGCGCTGTTTAAGCAAATGCTTGCAGAATCAGTGCGTCCAGATTCTGCAACAATGGCAAGCGTCATCCCAGCTTACGCAGAATCGGCGGACCTGGTACAGGCGAAGAACATCCACTGCTGCTTACTGATTCGTGGATGTCTTGGGAGTACAGATATTGCCACTGGTCTGATCAATGTGTATGCCAAGGCTGGTGACTTGGGTGTCGCATGGGAGCTCTTCCAGTGTTTGCCTGAAAAGGATGTGGTTGCCTGGACTACTGTCATCGCCGGATATGGAATGCATGGGCATGCCCAAACTGCCATCCTGCTATATTCCAGGATGATAGAGATGGGGGTGACGCCGAACACCGTTACCATGGCCTCCTTGATGTACTCTTGCAGCCACGCCGGCATGGTAGACGAAGGCCTTCGGCTGTTCAATGACATGCGTGGCGTCCATGGCCTGATGCCAAATGCAGAGCACTACTTGTGCCTGGTTGACATGCTTGGGCGTGCTGGGAGGATCGAGGAGGCCTACCGCCTCATCCAAGACATGCCATTCGAGCCGAGCACGTCGGTGTGGAGCGCTCTGCTGGGTGCCTGTGTTCTCCATGAGAATGTTGAGTTCGGGGAGGTTGCTGCTAAACATTTGTTTGAACTTGAACCGGATAACGTCGGGAATTATGTGCTCCTTGGGAAGGTATATGCTGCCGCTGACAGATGGAGCGATGTTCAGGATCTGTGGAGAGTGATGGAGGGAAGGGGTCTTCACAAAGATCCAGGATCTAGTGTAGTTGATGCCAAGTCTGAAGTGTGCTGAAGCTGAACCACGATACAGAGTCGTGTGACAGATAGAAAGCAGTGATTCTTTGATATGTCAGTTCACAAAGAAAAAAAACCGTATAATAAAGATGTAGTATTAGTTGCTGATCTACAGGCCTACAGCTtacaagtactccctccattccaaattataagatgttttaacttttctagatatatttcTTTTTGTTATACATCTACATATGATGTATATGTAAATGCATAGCAAAAACTATATATTAAAGAAGTCAAAATgtgttataatttgaaatggatggAGAAGCGAGTACCATTTTCTCTTGGAGGGCTTTTAAACTAATGCAGAAGAAAAATGGTCGAGTGCACGCCGTGTCACTTTGATGCCAGAAAGTAGACACCATTCTGCCGAGAGAGGAGAGGCTGCCAACGAGTTATAGGGACGGGTGGTGGCGCGCATGTTGGTTGCGCACAAACGCTTCTGGTTCTCACACACCAAGGAGGGGACATGCTTGGTCAAACGCTCCCTCCCCGGACGACGGACGTGGTGGCATATCATGCAAGCCTCCATCCTGGTTGCCCACCCCCTCCCTCTCTATATctggcctcctcctccccctcttTCAGGGCCTTGAAATCTCGCCCCTCGTTGCAGCTGCTCACATCCCTCTTTCTCTCCTCCTCGCCGGCCGAACCGCTGATTGTTTCTCAACCAGAGGAAGGAAGAGATCGGAAGCATCAGCCATGGTGAGTACATCTGatctgtttcttttttttttcctcacaATGTTGTTCATTCAAGAGAGATGTTCGTCCCTGATGTGGTGGGTTCTGTCCTCGTTGTAAGTCGAACTCGGCGTCTGGAATGGCCGTTTGTGACGAATGCAAACTCAAGTTCCTGGAACTCAAGGCGAAGAGGAGCTTCCGTTTCATCGTGTTCAAGATCAACGAGAACGTGCAGCAGGTGGTGGTGGACAGGCTTGGGgaaccaggtgaaagctacgATGCCTTCACCGCCTGCTTGCCCGCCGACGAGTGCCGCTACGCGGTGTTTGATTTTGACTTCGTCACTGATGAGAACTGCCAGAAGAGCAAGATCTTCTTCATCTCTTGGTAACTCTATACAGCCTACGCATCTCTTTTTGGTTTGATTTTGCTCTTCGTTGAAAACGTTCCATTTCCATTTCATCTGATTCAGTTTTGTTAAGCTTTGCTATGGTACGAATTTGATCGGTGATGATTGCTGCCCCGAATCCTGAGTTTACGTGTGATTTTTTTCCACCTAAGAGGATCATCTATAAATAGCTTATTGCACTTTGTTCATTGGTATTTTTTTGCAGCATTGTTTCAACCTTTGCGACTTGatcttgaaaaaattatcaCATTAAGCACCAAAAACATTATAGAATCAAAAAAGGCATCAACCAATATGTTTTCTCATGAACCATTATTGGATCTGTGGTTGGATAGATTAGCAATTTACtacaaggaaaaaaaaacctGAGTTCCGCAACACAATTCTATTTCTCAAAAGAAATATAGCTAGCTACAATTTCTGTAATTACTAAAATTGTCCATGTTTTTCTAACTAAATTGTCCATGTTCATGTGAACATGTGGTTTTTAAAGGTAACAATCATGTCCAAACACTAATTTTAATTGTCTTTAATCCTTCACCAGTTAAGTGATTGCAGGAAATAAATCGATAGGAAATATTAATGCATGCAATACAGATGTATCAATGTATCATAGATGATTGGCGAAACGCAGTGCACTTGAGAAACTGAAACCTAGCATCTCAAGGAACTCATATGAAATCTTTTTTGAACGCAAGAAATCATATGAAATCTCCAATGCACCTTTATATGTTACAGATGCTGCCATGACCTTTTCCCCTCTGCTGAATTTTGTGGAGCCAGACAATTTAGCAGCATGGATTCAGAACAAATACTTACAGGCTACAGACAGTTCCATATAAATCTTTATTTTCCATCAAGATAATCATAAATCTTTGATCGAATGCATtggccaaaggtcattagattCTTAAGCATGATTAAGCAAAAAAATTTAGACACGCTACCTTTGTTGGTAATATGTATAGTATATTTCTATCTGTGACACATGCACAGAAACGAGATTGAGTCTgctaaaatgtgaaacttgaacaCTGAATCGGAGTGTTTTTGCATCAAACTCTCATGCAGGGCCCCAGATACATCGAGGGTGA is a window encoding:
- the LOC8076067 gene encoding actin-depolymerizing factor 1; this encodes MSNSASGMAVCDECKLKFLELKAKRSFRFIVFKINENVQQVVVDRLGEPGESYDAFTACLPADECRYAVFDFDFVTDENCQKSKIFFISWAPDTSRVRSKMLYASSKDRFKRELDGIQVELQATDPSEMSMDIVKSRAL
- the LOC8076066 gene encoding LOW QUALITY PROTEIN: pentatricopeptide repeat-containing protein At5g39350 (The sequence of the model RefSeq protein was modified relative to this genomic sequence to represent the inferred CDS: deleted 1 base in 1 codon) codes for the protein MTTNALVQQCLALLLRSKSSATPLVPTTAAQLHALLLKSGHLLHCDSIHLLLGSYCACGRPFDAHNLLVQMPQPPPVSVSNTLLRSYTGLGFNRQALALYSQMRAFDHLTFTFAAKACADLRRRRHGRAVHGRALTAGFGGDGYVQNALVSMYMRCRDVVSAEAVFGALRSRTTVSWNTVITGCVKDGRAERALEVFETMVGRGVCIDRATVVSVLPACAQARDLHMGRAVHRLAVVRGLGNYAAVKNALIDMYGKCRSLEDAKRVFDEDSYDKDVVSWTAMIGAYVLNDHASKAFALGSEMLVTSEAQPNAVTMVHLLSACTSLLSGKHAKCTHALCIRLGLGSDTVVETALVDCYAKCGYMGMIDMVVEKGSRRTETWNAAISGYTHREQGKKALALFKQMLAESVRPDSATMASVIPAYAESADLVQAKNIHCCLLIRGCLGSTDIATGLINVYAKAGDLGVAWELFQCLPEKDVVAWTTVIAGYGMHGHAQTAILLYSRMIEMGVTPNTVTMASLMYSCSHAGMVDEGLRLFNDMRGVHGLMPNAEHYLCLVDMLGRAGRIEEAYRLIQDMPFEPSTSVWSALLGACVLHENVEFGEVAAKHLFELEPDNVGNYVLLGKVYAAADRWSDVQDLWRVMEEGVFTKIQDLV
- the LOC8073935 gene encoding FT-interacting protein 1 → MAGVLPRFGPFGPLPPRDEFGIKETRPRLAGGRAGGYDLVERMEYLYVRIVKARDLKWSGGFDPLVEVKLGSYSCATRHIDKTTSPEWNDVFAFSRERLQASFLDVVVKGKGFAKDDFVGRLRFDLADAPFRVPPDSALAPQWYHVFDKKAERGGEVMLAVWFGTQADECFPLAVHADAAFAVDAKLAAHIRCKQYTVPRLWYVRVNVIEARDIAFVDKARVGEVFVRTKIAAQVHKTKTCVARLPTCGWNEDHLFVAAEPFEDHLILSVEDRVKVDKEEVIGHVHIPFKEFERRWDARPIRPRWFNLVRPDGAAKIDKFSAKICVRLCLEGGYRVLSEPVHYLSDVRPAARELWHHRPPIGLIELGIHNAFGLSSMRTRDGRGSCDAYCVAKYGVKWFRTQTVIDSLAPRFHQQCFWDVHDHCTVLTVAVFHNCQIGDKGGLVSGDPVKDILLGKVRIRLSTLETGRIYTHAYPLISLHGGGIKKMGELQLAVRFSSTSALGLLQTYAQPHLPPMHYHCPLSIVHQETLRREAVALIAHRLGRMDPPLRRECVEHLCEAHSHRWSMRRSKAHFFRLMAALAPLFAALRWFVDVCHWKNPATTVAVHIIYAMLVCCPNLILPTFFVYKFVLGLWNYRCRPRHPWHVDTKVSHAEMAHLDELAEEFDEFPTKCPPDVVRMRYDRLRSLGARIQEMAGDVASHAERARCAMTWRDPRATAMYLLACLFLAVTTFLAPFQAVALLTGFYLMRHPTLRQRLPDVPANFFRRLPCKVDCLL